The DNA segment ACCAATTGCGCTGCAGGAGCCGAGGCGGTCGCGACCGAGATTCCCAATGATTTCAATTTTGGTATGGATACGCGGAAGCCCTTATATATGCCCAACATGATGGCCTTCCCCAATCAGTGTGTGCTGGATCCCTCTGCAGTCTCTTCGGGCGACGGCCAGCAGATCAAGGCGGCCATGCCGGCCGGGCATGTAGACCTTGATCAGAAGGCAGAGACCGTAAGCCTGAATGTCGGGGCCATCATCGTGGCAACCGGGTGGAATCCGTATGATGCCACAAAGATAGATAATCTCTGTTTTGGGAAATACGATAATATCGTTACCAACATGATGGTGGAGCGCATGGCGTCCCCCTCAGGACCTACCGATGGGAAGATCGTCAGGCCGTCCGACAAGGAGGAGCCGAAGACAGTGGGCTTTGTGCAGTGCGCAGGTTCCAGAGACGAGAATCATTTGAAATATTGTTCGTACATCTGCTGTATGGCTACACTGAAGCAGGCCTGTTATCTGAGGGAGCAGTCGGAGGATGTTGAGATATATATTTTCTATATTGATATCCGCTCTCCGGGGCTGAAATATGAGAAATTTTATAATAAGGTCAAGGAAGACAAAAAGGTCCACTTTATCAAGGGCAAGGTGGCTGAGGTAAGAGAGGGGTCGAGCCCCGGCGGCGTTGTTCTGGTGGCGGAAGACACCATTGGCGGAGGCAAGGTCGAACAGGAAGTAGACCTTGCGGTACTGGCCACAGGCATGCAACCGGCAGGGGCAACAACACAGATCCCCGGGATCGAATACAACTCCGACGGTTTTGTGGTCCCCAAAGATGGCATTATTCCTTGCGGTTGCGCCAAGCGGCCTATTGATGTAGTTTCATCTGCTCAGAGTGCAACTGCTGCGGCCTTGAAGGCCGTCCAGACGCTGGTGAGGAGGGCAGGCTGATGTCGAGAAAAGTAGGACTTTACATATACACTGGAGATGGTATTGCCGAGGCCTTGGATATAGACAAGCTTGTGGAAGTTGCAACCGGGCTCGGCCTTGAGATAGTGCGTACCCATGCCGACCTGTATTCATCTGAAGGCGCTGCCATGGTGAAGCAGGATATAGATAATGAAGGGGTGAACGCGGTTGTTCTGGCCGGAATTTCTCCCAGGTATGAGTTCAAGATCTTTGATTTCCCTGGCATAATAGTGGAGAAGACGAGTCTTCGCGAGCTGGTTACGTGGAGTCATCCGGTAAAGGCGGACGATGAGAATGCCGAGGCCCAGAAAGAGCACGTGCAGGAGCTGGCTGAGGACTATATCCGCATGGCAGTGGTCAAGGCGCAGAAGGCCAATCTGGCGGAGCCTTTTAAGGCAGAGGAGATCAATCAGCGCCTTCTTATCATTGGTGGCGGGGTTACAGGTCTGACTGCCGCGCTTGAAGCGGCTGAGGCAGGACACGAAAGCATTTTGGTCGAGCGCCAGGCGGAGCTTGGCGGCTGGGCTGCACAGCTCAGGAAGCAGGTCCCTGTGGGTCCTGAATACTCCGAGCTTATCAATCCCGTGGTCCAGGACCTGATTGACAGGGTCAACGCCAATGACAAGATAACAGTCAAGACCAATACCGAAGTGGCCCGTATCGGCAATTTCCCCGGAGACTTCAGGGTCAGCCTGAAGGAGGCGGGGACAAAGAGTGAGTGGGATGCCCCGTTTCCGCTGACCGACGAGGAAAAGCTGGACGAGAGCGGAAAAGAGCTTTCGGCAGAGGATCAGAAAAAGAGATACGAAGAGAAGAACGAGGGACGTAAGCACTACATGGAGGAAGATCCCAACGCCGAGGTGTGCGGGGCGG comes from the Deltaproteobacteria bacterium genome and includes:
- a CDS encoding heterodisulfide reductase subunit A, which produces MSKSILVIGGGFSGLTAAVEAAEMGYDVYIVEKESYMGGRVAQLNKYFPKLCPPTCGLEINYRRIKTNPRITFYSLAEVESVSGGPGNFNVQVRVNPRYTTPQCTNCAAGAEAVATEIPNDFNFGMDTRKPLYMPNMMAFPNQCVLDPSAVSSGDGQQIKAAMPAGHVDLDQKAETVSLNVGAIIVATGWNPYDATKIDNLCFGKYDNIVTNMMVERMASPSGPTDGKIVRPSDKEEPKTVGFVQCAGSRDENHLKYCSYICCMATLKQACYLREQSEDVEIYIFYIDIRSPGLKYEKFYNKVKEDKKVHFIKGKVAEVREGSSPGGVVLVAEDTIGGGKVEQEVDLAVLATGMQPAGATTQIPGIEYNSDGFVVPKDGIIPCGCAKRPIDVVSSAQSATAAALKAVQTLVRRAG